The Punica granatum isolate Tunisia-2019 chromosome 4, ASM765513v2, whole genome shotgun sequence sequence ATTGTTAATGACCATATGATTGTCATGCCTATGTAATTTCCATGACAATACCTAGTCAGTGGCCGAACACGTGGACCCATTCCAGCCACCAAAACACCCAATTTCGATAAATTTGGAATTAAAAGTAATCGAAAAAAGGCaggaaatatatttattttgcagAGACTAAGGGTGTGCAGATAGCAGATGCAGTTTATTTGAATCAGTAAATGATAAATGTTGGCAAAGGAAGTTTGGTGTTGCATAGATATTTCTTTATGAGCAATTAGACTGGATACAACTCGAAATTGAAAGACCAACTTAATAGAAGTCGATCCAAtgtacttttttaaaaaaaaaacaagaaaagaagTCGAACCAATGTAATAGCAAGTTATATAATGCAGTATTGAATTAataagtaaatgcaaaataattcttttgttCTTTATATAGAAATCAAATTTGCCTTCACATGACTTTTACATATGGAACACTCAGAACCATAAATCTTTGAAACCAGACCGAACATTGAACTAGACAAGATATGGGTTCACGGATACATGGGTTCATGGATAGTCCAACCTGGTTTGAGAAGTTGGACtgtatttttgaaaatctaattaagaaactgcaaaatataaaattagtcTAACGATTTGGAAAAATAAGTCATTACTTTTATAGAATTCTTtaaataatgatatatatatatatatatatatataaaagatattAGACAGAATGATAGGACACGTTAAACTGTGATtgacatgcatatatataatataaacacaaagaaaaataaacccatcaacaatattttatttgttactTCCCTTCAATAAAGTCACAATGGATACACGgaagtatatataataattccGTACCGTATTTGAATCAATGTCCCATATATCCGGACCAATGATTAGCATATAATAATAGAGCAAAACCTTTTAACGTAATgtttttattctaataaaattgagtttcaattaaattcaatcaaattcaaagtaaagaataaaatattattgcccaaaaaaaggaataaataaaccaaatgggacccacaatTAATATCTGAACAAAGGCCTGAAAACATTGTATTGTAAAATGCACATATATGAAATGTAAAGATGGGATTCCGGAAAATCGGTACTTAAATTTCAACGAAACCATTGTTTTTATTATCGAAAATAGGAAAATCGTGCATTTTGGTTCATTTGGAAAACGATTTTGCTCCATGCccagagaaaaataaaaactgtTACGGAAACTATAACGAGTCGATAAATTTGTGTAGTCATTGTGGATTATCCATAAAATCGAATATTTACAAGTTATGTTTATCTGTATCTTATTACATTACATattcaaattgaaattttatttttaataaaaaatctaaaaaatataaactgaAAATTTTCAGTACTCTTGATCTCTTCGTAAAAGCTTGGATAATCGACTTGCAATTAAAATTGGATAACCTTTATAATTTCGATAAATGAATTCACAATATAATTTTCTATCATGattacttataaaaattttgcAAAAAGTATTGGGAGCAATAAGGATACAAGTCTGTGCGACTATACAGACAACCTGATTCAAATACTACAAAATGGATGTGAACGGAAGACTGGAGTCGACGAAGAAAAGATGCAATCTTTCTGAAGGATTAATTTCCGGGATCGCAATTACGACCGGCTGAAAAACGACGCATATGCACCAAAGAAAATCACGATTTCTGTAAAAGTGATGCCAGTCCTATTCTGGcgaattaatgaaaaattaacattTATTTGGCTGCAGCATTTAATAACGGCGGAGAAATACAATTCTCAGCagcaaaataaatttttcatggCTAAACACGAAaggaagaaataaatatacaacCGCGTTTTTGTGTCAAAGTTAGCGATTTAATGATATCTCAGATTCCATTTTGTTTTGAAGATTTGAAGATGAACATAAAGAATTTATATGCGGCGGGCAGAATAACTGTTTCGAAGATCGAAATGTTTGATATACAAGAATCCAAGACGAGCaatttttgcaaaaaaaaaatggagccATGAGTTAAAAAAGCACAAGCCTGGTTTTATGGAAAATGGAATATCAACATATCAACACGAACACATCGCGAATGCACTAAAACAAAGCGAGGCTGGGGTCAAGTGATGATTTCACATATAGCTTAATCCGTATATCCTGATCGAGTTTGAATGATAAAGCATTCATCTAACACATGATATGATGATTGCACCACACAAATGATCTTCAATTGAGAAGCCACAAAACCACTGACGACATTATTAACTCGAACTCGAGTTATTGAACAGATTATTATTACGACCACAAGAAGAGGAGAGGCCAGGCGAAGAAACAAAATATCGATAGGATTGATCGCTAACCTTATATGGTGATGATGACTCGGGAAAGATGGGCATTTTCTGGGCATTATCGGTTGGCACGGAGAGGAGACTCAGCATGAACAGCTCATCAACAAGTAAGAGAAagacggagagagagagagagatagagagaccCTTGATGAAATTGGAGGAGATATATATTCAGTTATCGGAAGATATTTTCTCTTTATCAAATTGCATAATGCccattttacttttattcaTCTGAAAAGGATTCCCCATACTTTCAAATTTTTGTACTCACAGATCCCTCTTGTTTCAAATTGGTAAATATGGTACTTATTGTCACTTGTCATCCTACAACAGTCGACGTTTTGATTAGGTTAATGGATTTTCATTACCAAGAGAGCACGTAACTATAATTTCGTCGATTTTATCTAGATTTACATACCAAATTTATGCAAATTCAGTTGTAGCTATTGCTTGAACTGAATCCGGTTATATCACTAATgctctttaattaatttagtattaaGATGTGGTTGGCAACTGACAATACTTGTACTGTGCCTTCGGGTTGGTATATATTGAGGggctctcttcttcttcttctatgcAGCAGGAAGATATAAATTGTCACCTAAATCAAACATTGAAATACGAGAACTCCTCTCTAATTGGGTCAGAAGCATTGGGCAGGGGCTTACGTGtgcaattttatatttttttgggtactCCGGAGGaaattatacatatacatacatatatatatatacatatattttggGGTAAAAATGTCTAGAGTATAGACACTAATCTATTTGTATGGGTTGCTTACTTTTAGGCGTCGTTTCAGGGATTGAGTCGAGGCGGCCACCGAGAAACGGCGTTACGTTTTTGGCTGATCAGGGCTGTTCTTGGTATTTTATCTTCTTATTATTAATCCATATCATCtaaattctaaaacaaataaaactaattaaatcCATATCAtctgtctttttctttttcttttttcttttcttctctctcttttttttttcaggctTTGTTGCAGGATGCGAAATTTCTTGTGTGGGATTCGTATTTTTGGTTGAAGaagaatagaaaattaaaaattcatcagtaggaaattagaaattcagtatctatttttttaaagataattACCAAAATTAATTCCTTTTATGTAAGGGAATTGAGGattacaaatttcaaatttagcTATCCATCTTGATCTCACTGCATATGGCAACGGGACTCCACTGGATATGCACGAACCTACTCATAATTAATTCGTATGCATTGGAAAACTTGTTGGGCTCAAGTGAAAGCAAGGTGAAGTTTGGGCTGGGCTCGATCTTATGAGGCCCCGCCAGGACTCGGGGTAGGACCCAATGATGGGGGACTAGTGTTTTTCCTATCCCCTCCATTTAAGAAAGGCCAGGCCCAAGCCCACCCACCTGTACCACATATATCAATCtcttcaaggaaaaaaaaaagagagagtaaAAATTGTAACATATCTTATGAAGCCTTGGACATTTTTCATCGGTTGCATGTGAAGGCTCGACATATTCATTCTCCATATTATTTGAGATCCATTAGTGTGGGCGAGATGATATTTGGCATGCACGATGGAATGATGGAATGGTACACTGTATTTATTGATATGTTACTTTTACTCTATATTGTCGTATGTCTCGTGTGACATACTTCCTGATGATTGGCAAACTCgaatttttgttaaaaaggtgAGTAATTTGGCCCGTTTCAATTCTTCAAGATATCCATGCTTAATTTCCTAAGTTTAAGTATACTAGACAGTTATCATGCAGCCGACCTCTTTGACCATGGGATGGGATATTGTCATTGATCGATGCATGGCTCATGTTTCAAAATCAAGATTGTTTATTTTGGTGGTGGAGTTGGTTGGAGGAGCTATCTATCCTCTTTTTTCTCATGTATTCCCCTTCTTTCTTGGTTAGGaaggaatatatatttaaatatatgaatatacttttgttctttttctgttCTTTATAGATCTTTTTGATATTCAGCCCGGTAGAGGTATGTATGTACACCACATGCATTTCTTCCTTAGATTGATCAAAACCCTATCTAACCTTTTTTTATTCCATTCGTCCCGAATAATTGCTGGATCCAGAAAACGTTGAGATCTTgacctttcctttcctttcctttcttcctttttgaTATTCCAATCCATCCACCTGATCGGGATATTCAAGAACGATACTAAGTCTGGCCAGGACCATTTTTTAATTAGACCACGTCCACAGTGGTGAGTGGTGAGCCTATAAGAATAAAAACTTTAAGGAACGTTCATATATCTAAACTTCCTTCCATTACAAAGGATACCAATATGGGCGAGAATCCAGAGGAAAGGAAAGGGCTCTTTCCTATATACAGGAATCGAGAGCGAAATACTCAGTTCTGGATAAGACTATGTGCCGCTCCACCATACAGCCCActactcatttttttttatctaaacTTCTTGATTATGGATTTTGAcgtggaaagaaaaaaagagagagatgaaaTGAATTTAATTAAACGATCAGCAGATAGTTCAATTCTCCATGTCTCAATTTTTGGTATTTTCTAGGTTGAATTCAGGTTCTAGATCTCCTGCAGGGACTAGTTTACATCAATTATTAGATGATCAGTCATATCCAAACGCGGGTCCCCGTGAAATAGCTAGCAACAAATTGCAAAATGTCGCATGGAGATCTCTACATGGGAGAGTTTTGCTGGCCtcaaaaatcacattttatgTTGTTCCAAAATGTGCAAATTAAAGGGCGGataagaagggaaaaaaaaaaaagaagaagcaaaaaATGTCATATTCAATATCAGCTTTGAATAAAGGAGCCAACTATATAGTATTAGGTTCCTTGGGGCTACGTGTATACAATTATTGCGGAGCCTCTCTATAGATTTGATTGATATGTTTCGGCCCGAGGGGCCCCTCCCTACatatgtttatatttttagtGTACGTTCAACCTCCTCTtgcttggttttaattttcttgagAAATGTCTAGATGATTGCTTTTGtgttaatattataaattcatattattCCATCCATGTACATGtgttcattttttaattaattatcactGCTATTTGGTTTTTGAGACGATGTACATCTCCAATACGTATTCGGGATTTAAGTTTTTGATGTGATATGATAGTTTAAAGTTGACAGGAACCCGAATGCCACCAATCTTTTTGCATTAAACTTCACACGAGTGAACAAAATGCTGGATTGATAGGGAAAAAGAAGCAGCTTACAATAATCGACTTACATTTGCATGAAGATTATTTCATGGAAGTCGTGGTACATATGAGAATTATCGACGTCGAGTACTATATATTTCCAAtaattgaatttattattcTGAAGATGATATGACAAACCTTTGTTCATCATATGATTTTACAATCATGCAATATGGACATTTTCGCTCAAACCCTGAGATAATGAAGGCTCATGATCAAGCAATGATTAATTTCCTGTCTATCATAATGGACAAATGAAGACAAGTGGTGCTCTATTCCCATGCAATGCTAGAAGAGGTTTTATTCAGTCTCTTACTATAGGATTTCTTGTTTTCATTCCTTTTCACTAATCAACTGATGATTCGAGGATCAAGCAATGAACAGATCTTATAAATCTAGCCCATATCCGATTGCGTGTTAATCTAAACAAATAAGGGTAAAGCACGCCTCATGATTTTACCGAAAATTAATTGACAAACTTTACACGTTAGGATTTTCTTAGCCCATGGTAACACCTAAATCAttcatctatttttttttctttcagtaTAATCAccggtgtatatatatatatataattgttcaATCAAAGCGTTAAGCAAATGTCCTCTAAGAAATCTGCGGACTAACACGTTCTTAGCTATCAATGCCCCTTTGATGTGCAATGACCCGCCAGTCGGATCAGCCGAACACGCGTTCGGTTCGATCAGGTGAAACGTGGCATATGCTGGTGCCATCCCATGTCGGGCGTTTCAATAATGGATTCAGTAATTCTTTTTAGgataaaaataaactattgTCTACATTTGACTTGTCTCCTCTTTTCCAAGGGTTGCTCTCATGCTTTCttgtattctttttttttttctttttttttccctttctttttccttcgtTCTCCATGCAACGAGGCACGCTCAACCCTTTTCATCAATACTAATTTTCGCTCGAACATCACTAGCCCAATTATGAGGCGCTTTCAGAAGTTTTACTGAGCCAAAACACTTGGTTCCTCACCATTTAACTCGGAGTCGTTATGGCTTATTTTGAACCAATATCTAAACTATTAGCACGGAATTCATACGCACAAAATGTTTCTGTTTAATCCAACATCTCACCTCTTGAATGCTAGCATGTATCTTTAGAGTTAATCTTCCACACTTTTAACTTAGTGAATTTTACTACATATTCATTAAAAGAACTTGTCCGATCTCTTACAAGCATCTGTTATTTATCCACAAGAATTGATTTAATAGATGCAGAAAGTTCATATCGGCCTTTTCAATTAACCGGAGACACTTTCCGGTTATAATGGGAGAAATGGGAAAGGTAACATAAAGCTTTCTTTGTGAGGACAGGTGCACGTATATACTGACATTCCCTCCCGGTGCATGCGGTGATCAACTATATAATTAACTCGATTGATCAGGCTCCATTTCTGGGAGGGCCCACTTTGACATCTAAAtccaaatttgatttaattaattaaataaatttatatattatgcgCGATATTTGTGGGccaaatttcaaattcctcCCTCTTCCAGGGGTCCCTGGTCACTTCACTCGCcactatatatacacacacaagtCCCCGTGGGATGGCCAGGACGGTCAATTAGGTACAATATTAACTTCATATTGTCCCTCTTCTCTGATCATCTTAACGACTCCAAACCTCTGCAAGTGTCGCGTTGTGTGTTGTCTTGTTTTGTTTGATCTGAAAGAATGGGAGTCGAAGGCACCATAGATTACTTCGCTGACTTGCTCAGCAAtctcaagaagaagaagaagaagcagacaCAAACCGTCGCTCTCAAGGTCCGCATGGACTGCGAGGGCTGCGCTCGCAAGATGAAGGCTGTTCTCTCCAACGTCAAAGGTTATGTCCGGTTGAATCCGTCATTAAGCATGGGGTGTCGTGTTGTATTCCATAATATGTATTATGTATGATCTAACATGACGAGATCGATGAACTTGTGTTGATCATAGGGGCTAAGTCGGTCGACGTGGACTTGAAGCAGCAGAAGGTGACGGTGACGGGGTACGTGAACCAGAAGAGGGTGCTGGAGGCTGCCAAGGCGACGAAGAAGAAGGTGGAGCCGTGGCCGTACGTCCCCTACACCCTAGAAGCTCATCCCTACGTGTCTCAGGCTTACGACAAGAAGGCACCGGCCAACCATGTCCGGGCCGTCCCGAAAACTGCCACCATCACGGAGACCACCGTGGACAGTCAATACACTGAGATGTTCAGCGATGACAACCCGAACGCTTGCTCCATCATGTAGTTTAACCCTATGTCAACAATTTAATTGGTTTTTACAGCGACCTAATTAGATTGCGGTTTTGGTTTCTTCAGTTTGTACATAAGTATTTCGGAATAGAAGACGCTCGATTCAGTGTTAATATATATGGTTACAAAATATTGTATCACTCCATGGAAGGTTAcataatacatacatatatacatatatagtaaGCGGATCCATACATAATAAGCttataaaagataattttgaaCTATTCAACTTCAGTTGCTTTGGCAAAAAAACTATCAGTTATCAACATGgcttaattcaagcggttcgacgcTTCTTCTGCTTAAATAAAGTCTCGGGTTCAAGAGTTCGAATGCAAAAAATCTAagctgtgagagttttacccattgttatcagaaccggaccggaccggccggttcgaccggtcagaccgggaaccggcaccatgtccggtccggttcgcctaaaaatcgaaatggcagctttgaaccgccggacccattgaaccggccgattttaagcaaaatttcattaaaccggccggttcaatggatttttatgggtttcctatttaatataaaaattggttggttgtgtaaagatttgaactcatgacctcttgcttctcatattagcatactaccaaccaagccaccaccacttttttgttcttttaactctacttttaagtacttattaaaataaaatatttattttgaagtaagaaatattaaatatatagatactttcttatactattattatatttctttaaaattatcatacttttatcttaattatcataatttttttaataatatgaatatttattttattttaaataaacgagcggtccgacccatcgaacccccggttggacccataaacccatgaccccgtatcccttccggttcatcatccggtccggttctgataacactggttTTACCCGAGATGATTAGATTTGACTGAATTAATCGGGACCTAATACAGCTTTCGGATACTCGAGTTTacgcaaataaaaaaaaaaccatcaGTTGCTCGGGTGATATCACATGATCATGATGATGATTTTTTACACTTTGGCGATTCTTGTAACGCAAAACCAAACAATATTGATCCGCATTACCGGACTAACGAAcgtttttaatttaattatgatGAGAGACTACCCTGTACACGTATACGTTTCAAATGGATAGTTAGTTAAACGGATTAATTTCAGATAATGGTCGGTGGATGTATATGTCAAAGAAAGTGAGAGCGGTTACGAGACaactattaattttaatttaattcattGGTTGATGATTCAGTTGCATATATTGCATGGGGTCCGATCCGTGTCCAGGTGGTTCCGAATAATTGGCCCGACCATTGCATGGGGGACGTTCTAGAATTTCACTCGTTTACGTGTTTGGTCCAATTTTGTCGGTTTGACCCCTAATGACAATCCCAAGCTTGCAAGCTATTGCTTGCTAATATATAACGAGCATGTAGGCATGTATGTGTAATACGTGCGGATATGTATTATGTATACCGTAGCCCATGGATTTATACTTTCACCTTTTCGGTATGCACCTAATATCTGAAAATCTAATGggtatataattaattcaattcgaacGGAGTTGATTcaaggtaaaactctctcaacgtGAATATGATCGTCAATTTATGACAATAACCACTCACTTCTCCgtttcatttttctctctccccctcttcctcctcatcGACTACATGTCAAGCGCATGCTCCacttttacaaaaaaaaaaattattattttatcataatctgaagatattatatttattttctattataaaatattttcagaatttgaTTGAGAATGGGAGGGAAAAATAAGATCAAGTTGTATTTTACAGACTGATttctctaaaaaaaaattttggttACGAGTAGAGAATAAGTTCCATATCAATTTAATAAACCACGTAGAggatataaattataaatgtaCACATTTTAGTTGTGGAGATAGCCCGGCCCGTCCAGGCTTTCTGGGCTTTTTTGAGAATAGGCAAGTCCGATGGACTTTAGTTATTTCCAGCAGCAAATGCTAATTTAATGACGTCCACATTTTATAGAAAGGAGAGGGCCGTACTGTAAAAAGATCCATGAATGTACTGTATtctatacaaatatatatatatatatatacatatatatacacgaaaTGCCCGCGCGGGTCGAAAGAAGTCTAATTTGACGAATAATAAGGAAGTCTAAAATAACGTGATAAGATAGTGGATTTTAAGTACTATTCAGGAAATGAATTTTGATTCAAAATATGATACTTAGCGATAGAGATCCAATTACatataatttgaatatatacaaataatttatttttaaaatttcagtacatatatattaaaaattatactcTTAATATTAGAGTACATCTTAATTGTACTTAAAACTAAATatgcaagaaaagaaaaataaaaaacaacaaacattctcttccttttgttttctttctcgATTGCTCCTATGCTCCTTATTCGTCTCTTCCCTTTTTATGTCCCCTAATTTTCCATTCCTTCGTCAAAGTCTTTTATTGCGTTCATCCTAATTTGATTCTTACAAGAAGAATGAACTTGAATATATTTCTTCTATTTGcgatttataaaaaaatatttggttTGTTATATTGCATATACCCCAAAAAGTATTAGTTATTTCCAGCAGCCAATGTTAACGAGGCCTGCGTTTTACCGAAGGCCCTGATAGGACTGCACTGTGATAAGATCGGGAACGGAAATTGAATCCAGAATCTCAGCGTACGAGCTACGCACCTATGATCCTATGCATGTCATGCCCATCGTGTGCGTTTTATTATCCGACCAAGTAGATCAGTGCATAAAACTCTCTCTGGATTTCCATATTTTTGGCCCCTTTCGACTAAAAGTAAACCATTTGGACACCATAGGTTGGACatatttagtttttctttttaggcgTGAACTCTGATATCCGAAAGTTTAATTGGATCATTGATTAATCTAGTCAAGTTGGATCGACCAACTAAATGATAAAGCTCTCACATGGTggattttttctattcacaatATGCGAActcaaaatct is a genomic window containing:
- the LOC116202989 gene encoding heavy metal-associated isoprenylated plant protein 24-like, producing the protein MGVEGTIDYFADLLSNLKKKKKKQTQTVALKVRMDCEGCARKMKAVLSNVKGAKSVDVDLKQQKVTVTGYVNQKRVLEAAKATKKKVEPWPYVPYTLEAHPYVSQAYDKKAPANHVRAVPKTATITETTVDSQYTEMFSDDNPNACSIM